One Paenisporosarcina sp. FSL H8-0542 genomic region harbors:
- a CDS encoding MFS transporter, whose translation MNDRRSFYFLWVSQMMSNGGDVLYIVGLIQLVYVSSGSVLTLTLIPLTITFSRLVGSYLTPLLLHRFPLRQILLFSMVGKIIVLSGVFLCKEESILWILILVSVIAFLDGWATPIRQAMLPELVGKSELPKANSLVAISYNTINLVSWPIGAFFVALYSGGTLLLVSIGLYMFAWMLTYGIKAIPHIKKDVQSVFQQLSGGWKYSFSIKPIRNILLLDTLTAFAGAVWISAILYVYVDEVIEKSTAWWGYINAFYSGGFLIGGYLFAKLMKIPAHLMIGVGCFLTSLLTVWFLFPFYASMALVISLFLGVFGQLQLIAQLTALQTHTDTDQLGHVFSVQSVLVTDAFGIATFIFGLIAEWFGINHAFYLSTVVMVVSGLFTIKQRKTFYYA comes from the coding sequence GTGAACGACCGTCGTTCTTTTTATTTTCTATGGGTAAGTCAGATGATGTCCAATGGTGGGGATGTTCTTTATATTGTGGGACTGATACAACTGGTTTATGTCTCGAGTGGTTCTGTATTAACACTGACACTTATTCCATTAACCATTACTTTTTCACGGCTGGTTGGGAGTTATCTAACCCCACTTCTTTTGCATCGGTTTCCTTTACGTCAAATATTACTTTTTTCGATGGTCGGGAAAATCATTGTCTTAAGTGGCGTTTTTTTATGTAAAGAAGAAAGTATCCTATGGATTCTTATTTTGGTCAGTGTCATCGCCTTCCTGGATGGGTGGGCAACGCCGATCCGACAAGCCATGCTGCCTGAATTGGTCGGGAAATCGGAATTGCCTAAGGCTAATAGTTTAGTAGCCATTTCCTATAACACAATCAATCTGGTAAGTTGGCCGATTGGCGCATTTTTTGTCGCTCTTTATAGTGGGGGAACTCTTTTACTTGTTTCCATCGGGTTATATATGTTCGCATGGATGCTCACATACGGAATTAAAGCGATTCCCCATATCAAGAAGGATGTACAATCTGTATTTCAACAACTTTCTGGAGGATGGAAGTATAGCTTTTCCATAAAGCCTATTCGTAATATACTGCTGCTAGATACATTGACAGCATTTGCAGGAGCGGTCTGGATTTCCGCCATTCTGTATGTTTATGTTGACGAAGTAATTGAGAAAAGCACTGCGTGGTGGGGGTATATAAACGCATTTTATTCAGGTGGCTTTTTGATTGGTGGGTATTTGTTTGCCAAATTAATGAAGATTCCTGCACATCTGATGATAGGAGTTGGTTGTTTTCTTACAAGCCTATTAACAGTGTGGTTTCTGTTTCCATTTTATGCATCGATGGCGCTGGTCATTTCACTGTTCCTTGGCGTCTTTGGTCAATTACAGCTGATTGCCCAATTGACTGCATTGCAAACGCATACAGATACGGATCAACTTGGTCATGTATTTTCAGTTCAATCTGTTTTGGTGACTGATGCATTTGGAATCGCGACTTTTATTTTCGGTTTGATAGCCGAATGGTTTGGAATAAATCACGCATTTTATCTTTCCACAGTTGTAATGGTAGTTTCAGGATTGTTTACAATTAAGCAGAGAAAAACATTCTATTACGCCTAA
- a CDS encoding amino acid ABC transporter ATP-binding protein gives MLKGTNIHKSFGDLEVLKGIDLEVAPSEVVVLVGVSGSGKSTLLRCFNFLERINKGTIEVDGQVVDPKKHKLSNIRAEVGMVFQHFNLFPHMTVLENIIEAPMIVKKLKKENAVTLAKGLLEKVGLADKADVYPSKLSGGQKQRVAIARSLAMEPKVLLFDEPTSALDPELVGEVLSVMQQLAQEGMTMVVVTHEMKFAREVADRVIMLDEGRIIESADPVTFFENPSHERTKQFIQLVD, from the coding sequence ATGTTAAAGGGAACAAATATCCATAAATCGTTCGGCGATTTGGAAGTGTTGAAGGGCATTGATCTGGAAGTCGCTCCTTCGGAAGTGGTCGTCCTGGTCGGGGTCAGTGGATCCGGTAAAAGTACGCTTTTACGTTGCTTCAATTTTTTAGAACGAATTAATAAAGGGACCATCGAGGTGGATGGACAAGTGGTGGATCCCAAGAAACATAAATTATCAAATATCCGTGCAGAAGTAGGCATGGTATTCCAACATTTCAACCTCTTCCCGCATATGACGGTGCTTGAAAATATCATTGAAGCACCAATGATTGTGAAGAAGTTGAAAAAAGAAAATGCGGTTACTTTGGCAAAGGGCTTACTTGAAAAAGTAGGCTTGGCTGACAAGGCAGATGTCTATCCGAGCAAATTATCCGGTGGACAAAAGCAACGTGTCGCAATAGCACGTTCACTTGCAATGGAACCGAAAGTTCTTCTGTTTGATGAACCAACTTCTGCACTTGATCCGGAGCTTGTTGGAGAAGTGCTGAGCGTTATGCAGCAACTCGCACAAGAAGGTATGACGATGGTTGTGGTGACACATGAAATGAAGTTTGCACGTGAAGTTGCAGACCGTGTCATCATGCTGGATGAAGGCCGAATTATTGAGTCTGCGGATCCAGTTACTTTCTTTGAAAATCCAAGTCATGAACGTACGAAACAATTTATTCAACTAGTCGATTAA
- a CDS encoding 3D domain-containing protein: MFLFTFANDSEAAASSHMVKKGDTLYKISKHYNVKVSTIKSLNGLKSDMIKPNQKLKLTGTKTAAKKSTPSRSNANVVKEFMVSTTAYTANCRGCSGITATGINLKKNPNLKVISVDPHVIKLGTKVYVEGYGYAVAGDTGSAIKGNKIDLFMPNQTSALKWGRKTVKIKILK, translated from the coding sequence ATGTTCCTCTTCACATTTGCCAATGATTCAGAAGCAGCTGCTTCTTCGCACATGGTTAAAAAAGGTGACACATTATATAAAATTTCCAAACATTATAATGTTAAAGTTTCTACCATCAAATCCTTAAATGGTTTAAAGTCCGACATGATTAAACCGAATCAAAAACTTAAATTAACCGGCACTAAAACTGCTGCTAAAAAATCTACACCATCTCGATCGAATGCCAATGTGGTAAAAGAATTTATGGTATCGACAACTGCCTACACAGCAAATTGTCGAGGATGTTCGGGCATAACAGCGACGGGAATTAATTTGAAAAAGAATCCAAACTTAAAAGTAATTTCTGTTGATCCACACGTCATCAAGCTTGGAACAAAAGTATACGTAGAAGGCTACGGATACGCTGTCGCAGGCGATACAGGAAGTGCAATAAAAGGAAATAAGATTGATTTGTTTATGCCTAACCAGACAAGTGCATTAAAATGGGGACGTAAAACAGTCAAAATCAAAATTCTAAAATAA
- a CDS encoding NAD(P)/FAD-dependent oxidoreductase: MIDCTVVGGGPAGLNATLVLGRARRNVVLVDSDEARNKVTDASHGFITRDGVKPAEFRALAHQEFSHYPTIQTLRDKVVEIAKEKDGFLVKTEMKKQWKTRKVILATGVKEKFPNIPNLRNFYGKSIFNCPYCDGWELRDQPLALFGIIDYTLHTAEILRNWSQNLVIFTNGQELTKSQLNEIKKTELQVETSPIRLLIGIEGKLQKIELENGRVIARMGGFVTPELVQACELGTRLGVKLNNTGGHHSDEVGKTKVHGLFVAGEASNVYPAQLIIAAASGAEAAMAVNVELIHEGILGSTKEDFSTPEDL, translated from the coding sequence ATGATAGATTGCACAGTAGTTGGGGGAGGTCCAGCGGGTTTAAATGCCACTTTGGTGTTAGGAAGGGCTAGAAGAAATGTAGTGTTGGTTGACAGTGATGAGGCACGCAATAAAGTAACGGACGCCTCGCATGGCTTCATAACAAGAGACGGCGTAAAACCGGCAGAATTCAGAGCACTTGCCCATCAGGAGTTCAGTCACTACCCGACTATCCAGACATTGAGAGACAAAGTTGTTGAAATTGCGAAAGAGAAGGATGGGTTTTTAGTTAAAACTGAAATGAAGAAACAGTGGAAGACACGAAAAGTCATTCTGGCTACTGGTGTAAAAGAGAAGTTTCCGAACATCCCAAACCTCCGGAATTTTTATGGTAAAAGTATCTTCAACTGCCCATATTGTGATGGTTGGGAATTGCGAGATCAACCACTCGCATTATTTGGCATAATTGACTACACCCTTCACACAGCTGAAATATTACGCAATTGGTCTCAAAATCTTGTGATATTTACGAATGGTCAAGAATTGACGAAGAGTCAATTGAATGAAATTAAAAAGACTGAGCTCCAAGTAGAAACAAGTCCTATCCGACTTCTTATTGGAATAGAAGGAAAGCTCCAAAAAATCGAGCTTGAAAATGGACGAGTCATAGCACGAATGGGTGGATTTGTGACACCGGAGCTTGTGCAAGCATGTGAATTAGGAACTCGTCTAGGTGTTAAGTTAAACAATACAGGAGGCCATCATTCGGACGAGGTAGGAAAAACTAAAGTGCACGGTTTATTTGTGGCAGGAGAAGCTTCAAATGTCTATCCTGCCCAATTGATCATAGCCGCTGCAAGTGGTGCCGAGGCTGCAATGGCGGTCAATGTGGAATTAATTCATGAAGGAATATTAGGAAGTACAAAAGAAGATTTTAGCACTCCTGAAGACTTATGA
- a CDS encoding cupin domain-containing protein — MINSTYQLFTFEDDGTIPNNPQLPVILYPGVFKHHPNEIEPTFRLNNWGNSWIDGVFDYHHYHSNAHEVLGVRAGSATLRIGGKYGETVEVRTGDVLVLPAGTGHKKLKGSTDFEVVGAYADGNEYNLKTGEHNERPRVLEEIKQVKAPSMDPVYGSRGPVLDRWIQE, encoded by the coding sequence GTGATTAATTCTACTTATCAATTATTTACGTTTGAAGATGATGGCACGATTCCAAATAATCCACAATTACCGGTTATTTTATATCCCGGTGTATTCAAGCATCATCCAAATGAAATCGAACCTACATTTAGATTGAATAATTGGGGAAACAGCTGGATTGATGGTGTCTTTGACTATCATCATTATCATAGCAATGCTCATGAAGTATTAGGAGTTCGCGCTGGTTCGGCAACATTAAGAATAGGAGGAAAATATGGGGAAACGGTTGAAGTCAGAACCGGTGATGTCCTCGTTTTGCCCGCGGGTACAGGACATAAAAAGTTAAAGGGTAGTACAGATTTTGAAGTTGTCGGTGCTTACGCAGATGGCAACGAATACAACCTTAAAACCGGTGAACACAATGAAAGACCTCGAGTCTTAGAAGAAATTAAGCAAGTTAAAGCCCCTTCCATGGATCCCGTGTACGGGAGTCGTGGGCCAGTACTTGATCGATGGATACAAGAATAG
- a CDS encoding APC family permease has protein sequence MLSAVKRFLIGRPLKSSELGEQKLNKTKALAILSSDALSSVAYGPEQILIVLASVGAIAFWYSIPIAVGVLVLLMALILSYRQIIFAYPRGGGAYVVAKENLGENAGLIAGGSLLVDYILTVAVSVSAGTDAITSAIPSLHDHNVAIASVLVIFVTILNLRGITESASILAYPVYLFVIALFVLIGVGLFNIITGNVSPDLHTPLGTPVAGLTLFLLLRAFASGSSALTGVEAISNSIPNFKNPAAKNAAKTLVMMGSLLALLFTGIVFLAYFYGISPKVEETVISQMASEIFGRNYMYYFVQGTTALILVLAANTGYSAFPLLAFSLSNDKYIPSMFKMRGDRLGYSNGIITLGITSILLIIVFQGQTEQLIPLYAVGVFIPFTLSQTGMLVKWMREKPKGWMVKLITNFVGAFISFAVMMIFFITKFGQVWAVLIFLPLLVFVFHKIKQHYLSVGEQLSISTCEPAMPIEGNVIIVPVAGITHVVENSLNYAKSLNPTQIIAVYVSFERKDEHIFQEKWKKFQPDVRLVTLHSQYRSITQPLAKFISTVEYKANESNHRVTVLIPQFIPKKGWHNILHNQSSLLIRSILLYRRDVVVTTVPYRFKK, from the coding sequence ATGTTGTCGGCAGTAAAAAGATTTTTAATCGGTCGTCCATTAAAATCATCGGAGTTAGGTGAACAAAAGCTTAACAAAACAAAAGCTTTAGCCATCCTTTCTTCAGACGCATTATCTTCTGTAGCATATGGACCGGAACAGATTTTGATTGTATTGGCTTCGGTAGGGGCAATCGCGTTTTGGTATTCGATTCCAATTGCAGTAGGTGTCCTTGTTCTGTTAATGGCACTTATTTTATCATATAGACAGATTATTTTTGCTTATCCACGTGGTGGTGGCGCATATGTTGTGGCGAAAGAGAATCTTGGTGAAAATGCAGGGTTAATTGCGGGCGGCTCGCTGTTGGTGGATTATATCCTGACGGTAGCAGTTAGTGTTTCGGCAGGCACCGATGCCATTACTTCCGCAATCCCAAGCCTTCACGATCATAATGTGGCCATTGCCAGTGTACTCGTTATCTTTGTTACCATCTTGAATTTAAGAGGTATTACAGAATCGGCGTCCATTCTAGCGTATCCAGTCTATTTGTTTGTTATTGCTTTGTTTGTTCTGATTGGAGTAGGTCTTTTCAACATTATCACAGGGAATGTGTCACCTGATTTGCATACACCGCTCGGTACACCTGTTGCGGGTCTCACTTTATTCCTATTGCTCAGAGCATTCGCATCCGGAAGTTCTGCATTAACCGGGGTTGAAGCCATTTCGAACTCAATTCCAAACTTTAAAAACCCTGCTGCAAAAAACGCAGCAAAAACCCTAGTGATGATGGGTTCATTGCTCGCTTTGTTATTCACCGGAATCGTCTTTCTGGCTTATTTCTATGGAATTTCACCCAAGGTGGAGGAAACTGTGATTTCACAAATGGCTTCCGAGATTTTTGGGCGAAACTATATGTATTATTTCGTTCAGGGAACGACGGCCTTGATTCTTGTACTGGCAGCTAATACAGGATATTCAGCTTTTCCGCTTTTGGCATTCAGCCTGTCGAATGATAAATACATTCCAAGCATGTTCAAAATGAGAGGCGATCGCTTGGGCTATTCCAATGGGATTATCACACTAGGAATCACTTCAATCCTTCTCATCATTGTTTTCCAAGGACAAACGGAACAACTTATCCCGCTTTATGCAGTCGGAGTATTTATTCCATTTACGTTATCCCAGACAGGGATGCTTGTTAAATGGATGAGGGAAAAGCCAAAGGGTTGGATGGTCAAACTAATCACTAACTTTGTCGGAGCATTTATCAGTTTTGCGGTCATGATGATTTTCTTCATCACCAAATTCGGACAGGTTTGGGCGGTTCTAATCTTTTTGCCTCTGCTCGTTTTTGTCTTCCATAAGATAAAACAACATTATCTTTCTGTTGGCGAACAGTTAAGTATTTCTACTTGTGAACCTGCAATGCCAATAGAAGGAAATGTCATTATTGTGCCGGTTGCAGGAATCACGCATGTAGTTGAAAACTCATTAAACTATGCCAAATCACTTAATCCAACACAAATCATTGCCGTATATGTATCTTTTGAGAGAAAAGATGAACACATTTTCCAAGAGAAGTGGAAAAAATTCCAGCCTGATGTTCGGCTTGTGACTTTGCATTCTCAATATAGAAGCATAACTCAACCATTGGCGAAATTTATTAGTACGGTGGAATATAAAGCAAATGAATCAAACCATCGTGTAACCGTCTTGATTCCACAATTTATTCCGAAAAAAGGGTGGCATAATATCCTTCACAATCAGTCAAGTTTACTAATCAGATCCATCTTGCTTTACCGAAGAGATGTAGTTGTAACGACTGTTCCTTATCGTTTTAAAAAGTAA
- a CDS encoding spore coat protein: MTQNPQGQMHENMHTGPVPPQMNHGGHELFDVHEVLSASVSGLNQYTLLRPHIQDQELLTMLDRQFSFMQEEYNITAECFKTGRDPSKTTQKYMMKQDNDFIFGLKPSQPKKPIQSGAELTDEIISGFMLGVHKSSASLKAMSALETTNPVVRRVLADSVPNCIEMAYEVSIYQNKHHYYQVPQLAQQDTMAIVNSYAPSSIQHAGTH; the protein is encoded by the coding sequence ATGACTCAAAATCCACAAGGTCAAATGCACGAAAATATGCATACAGGTCCAGTGCCGCCACAAATGAATCATGGTGGTCACGAACTGTTTGATGTTCATGAAGTATTATCTGCTTCTGTTTCGGGATTAAACCAATACACTTTATTACGCCCTCATATTCAAGATCAGGAATTATTAACGATGTTGGATAGACAATTCAGCTTCATGCAAGAGGAATACAACATTACAGCAGAATGTTTTAAAACAGGTAGGGACCCGTCTAAAACAACTCAAAAATACATGATGAAGCAAGATAATGATTTCATTTTTGGTTTAAAACCTTCACAACCGAAGAAACCGATTCAATCTGGTGCAGAGTTGACAGATGAAATTATTTCAGGCTTCATGCTGGGTGTGCACAAATCAAGTGCCTCTTTAAAAGCAATGTCTGCCTTAGAAACCACTAACCCCGTAGTTCGTCGAGTACTTGCAGACTCGGTGCCAAACTGTATTGAAATGGCATATGAAGTTTCCATTTATCAAAACAAACACCATTATTACCAAGTGCCACAACTTGCACAACAAGACACGATGGCCATTGTGAATTCGTATGCACCATCGTCTATCCAACACGCGGGAACTCATTAA
- a CDS encoding efflux RND transporter permease subunit, translated as MNHIINFVLKNKFAVWLMTIVIIVAGLTAGLQMKLETIPDITVPVVTATTIYPGATPDQVVNELSEPYEKAVRNLEGVKMVMSSSYQNASSLQIEFEFGTDMKEAEAEVAAALKNIPLPTGAQEPKVARISINAFPIAAISVSSEQDTLAELTENVETNLVPTLEGIEGVSSVAVTGQHLNEVSFRFNQDKLVQYGLTEEMVKGIVKGSDVTFPLGLFPFEGKEQSVVVDGDITTIDDLKKIQIPVVPTSPDTASSKPSMVALGEVAEIELVGKAESISRTNGQDSIAVQVVKSQGANTVDVVNLMKEEVKAFEKENADSEIIFTFDQGEPIEKSVETMLSKALFGAGFAVLIILLFLRNIRSTLIAIISIPLSLLIAVLLIKQMDITLNMMTLGALTVAIGRVIDDSIVVVENIYRRMASPTEQLKGKALIREATKEMFVPILSSTLVTIAVFLPIGLVGGMVGELFLPFALTIVFALLASLLVAITLVPMLSHSLFKKGLGDKHTHDPEKPGKIAGVYRSILNWTLNHKLITTVLAVVLFVGSLALVPLVGTSFMPEEDEKMMYITYTPKPGETREDVDETVTEIEDFFIDRKDVESVQVSIGGENPMMPGQNNGALMYVIYDNDTPEFSLEKEEAMKEVQNFNFAGEWKSQDFATSGSSNEISYYVYGKDLKTIEPVIRDIEEILNEGKNINNVGSTLAESYEEHTLVADQAKLAQFGLTTAQVGMALNPNVQREVLATIEQDGEKFEVFIDSTKEKPESLEELLNRTIPSPLGMQVPVKDVVTVNEGKTSDTVTRRDGQIYASVKGKITTDDVSKASKEVQEKVDQLDLPANVSIETAGVTADMQESFTQLGLAMLAAIAIVYLILVITFGGAVAPFAILFSLPFTISGALIALLIAGETISISTMIGALMLIGIVVTNAIVLIDRVIHKEKEGLSTRDAILEAGVTRLRPILMTAIATIGALIPLAIGAEGSGLISKGLGVTVIGGLTSSTLLTLIIVPVVYEFLGKFRKRKLVEEE; from the coding sequence ATGAACCACATCATTAATTTTGTGTTGAAGAACAAATTTGCAGTATGGTTAATGACCATTGTTATAATAGTAGCCGGCTTAACAGCAGGTTTACAAATGAAATTAGAAACAATTCCGGATATCACGGTTCCTGTAGTTACGGCAACGACTATTTATCCAGGTGCGACTCCTGACCAGGTAGTCAATGAACTGTCAGAACCGTATGAAAAAGCTGTCCGAAATTTAGAAGGCGTTAAGATGGTCATGTCTTCTTCTTATCAGAATGCATCCTCTCTCCAAATTGAGTTTGAATTTGGAACAGATATGAAGGAAGCAGAAGCAGAAGTAGCTGCGGCTCTTAAAAATATTCCACTTCCGACAGGTGCACAAGAGCCTAAAGTCGCGCGTATAAGCATCAATGCATTTCCTATCGCTGCGATCAGTGTTTCAAGTGAACAAGATACACTTGCTGAACTTACGGAGAATGTAGAAACGAATCTCGTGCCTACACTCGAAGGAATTGAAGGTGTGTCTTCCGTCGCTGTCACCGGTCAGCACCTAAATGAAGTCAGCTTTAGATTCAATCAAGATAAGTTAGTTCAATATGGACTGACTGAAGAGATGGTAAAAGGGATCGTAAAAGGCTCTGACGTTACATTCCCTTTAGGGTTATTCCCATTTGAAGGAAAAGAACAATCTGTCGTTGTTGACGGAGATATTACTACGATTGATGACCTGAAAAAAATTCAAATTCCGGTTGTCCCAACCAGTCCAGATACAGCCTCTTCTAAACCTTCAATGGTGGCATTAGGCGAAGTGGCGGAGATAGAACTCGTTGGAAAAGCGGAATCAATTTCTCGTACCAATGGTCAAGATTCGATTGCTGTTCAAGTTGTAAAGTCTCAAGGGGCAAATACGGTTGATGTTGTCAATTTAATGAAAGAAGAAGTAAAGGCGTTTGAAAAGGAAAATGCTGACTCCGAAATCATTTTTACATTTGACCAAGGGGAACCAATCGAGAAATCAGTAGAAACGATGCTGAGCAAGGCATTATTTGGTGCTGGTTTTGCTGTATTGATCATTTTGCTATTCCTTAGAAATATCCGTTCAACCCTAATCGCAATTATATCCATTCCATTATCATTGTTAATCGCAGTATTACTGATTAAACAAATGGATATCACATTAAACATGATGACTCTAGGAGCTCTAACCGTCGCTATTGGGCGTGTAATTGATGATTCAATCGTTGTCGTCGAAAACATTTATCGAAGAATGGCATCCCCGACAGAGCAGTTAAAAGGGAAGGCTTTAATTCGAGAAGCAACAAAAGAAATGTTTGTGCCAATCCTATCGTCTACACTTGTAACAATTGCCGTATTTTTACCAATTGGTTTGGTAGGAGGAATGGTGGGCGAATTATTCTTACCATTCGCATTAACAATTGTATTTGCGTTACTGGCTTCACTATTAGTTGCCATTACGCTCGTACCGATGTTATCCCATTCGCTATTTAAAAAAGGATTAGGCGACAAACATACACATGATCCTGAGAAACCAGGAAAAATAGCTGGTGTTTATCGTTCAATTCTTAATTGGACACTTAATCATAAACTGATTACCACAGTACTGGCAGTTGTACTTTTCGTCGGCAGCTTAGCTTTAGTTCCATTAGTCGGAACAAGTTTCATGCCTGAAGAAGATGAAAAAATGATGTATATTACGTATACTCCTAAACCGGGTGAAACGAGAGAAGATGTAGATGAAACAGTTACAGAAATCGAGGATTTCTTCATTGATCGTAAAGATGTAGAAAGTGTTCAAGTTTCAATCGGTGGGGAAAATCCAATGATGCCTGGACAAAATAATGGGGCATTAATGTATGTTATTTATGATAATGACACACCAGAGTTTTCATTAGAAAAAGAAGAAGCAATGAAAGAAGTTCAAAATTTCAACTTTGCAGGGGAATGGAAATCTCAAGACTTTGCAACAAGTGGCAGTAGTAATGAAATCAGCTACTATGTATACGGTAAAGATTTGAAAACGATTGAACCTGTTATTCGTGACATAGAAGAAATTTTAAATGAAGGTAAAAATATAAACAACGTAGGGTCAACGCTTGCAGAGTCTTATGAAGAACATACTTTAGTGGCAGACCAAGCGAAACTTGCTCAATTCGGATTAACGACCGCTCAAGTAGGGATGGCGCTCAATCCAAATGTACAGCGTGAAGTGCTGGCAACGATTGAACAAGATGGCGAGAAGTTTGAAGTGTTCATTGATTCTACAAAAGAAAAACCGGAGTCATTGGAAGAGTTATTAAATAGAACAATTCCTTCTCCACTTGGCATGCAAGTACCTGTTAAAGACGTTGTGACAGTGAATGAAGGTAAAACATCTGATACTGTTACAAGAAGAGATGGACAGATTTATGCAAGTGTGAAAGGTAAAATAACGACCGATGATGTCTCAAAAGCATCAAAAGAGGTTCAAGAGAAAGTCGATCAACTAGACCTTCCAGCGAATGTGAGTATTGAAACAGCAGGAGTAACAGCTGATATGCAAGAGTCGTTTACGCAGCTTGGTTTGGCTATGTTGGCGGCAATTGCCATCGTGTATCTTATTCTGGTTATCACATTTGGCGGAGCGGTTGCACCGTTTGCTATCTTGTTCTCGTTACCATTCACAATCAGTGGAGCTTTAATTGCCTTGCTAATCGCAGGCGAAACAATCAGTATTTCCACGATGATTGGAGCTCTTATGCTCATTGGTATCGTTGTAACGAATGCAATTGTATTGATTGATCGGGTTATTCATAAAGAAAAAGAAGGCTTGAGTACACGCGATGCTATTTTGGAAGCCGGCGTAACGAGATTACGACCAATTCTGATGACGGCAATTGCAACTATCGGCGCATTGATTCCATTGGCGATTGGAGCTGAAGGTAGCGGGTTGATTTCCAAAGGATTGGGTGTAACGGTTATTGGCGGTCTTACCAGTTCAACTTTATTGACGTTAATTATTGTACCTGTAGTTTATGAATTCTTAGGGAAGTTCCGTAAAAGAAAACTAGTCGAAGAAGAGTAA
- a CDS encoding TetR/AcrR family transcriptional regulator — MTNKKQLIIEKALHLFASKGFESTSIQEITDACGISKGSFYLSFKSKDELLVSIFEYFFSKISKRFTELDTIQRVSPKEKFHQLLVIQFEEIERHADFILMQIREQTNPLNKDMTELLASMQEHHHTILHKIFVDTYGKDVQPYVADLIVMVKGLIHGYIEIILTHRQQLDTNELSVFIMERIDDLVLSLLSKQPHPFLSLSMLDKSLLQNAAHSSPSQVLLQEVLDCRNSTIDNDILVTLDVIAEELKKDKPRTPVIKGMLANLVEDKDMLALQQKLMTYVTNQTD, encoded by the coding sequence ATGACAAATAAGAAACAATTAATCATTGAAAAGGCTCTTCACTTATTCGCCTCAAAAGGATTTGAATCAACATCCATTCAAGAAATTACCGATGCTTGCGGCATCTCCAAAGGTTCTTTTTACCTATCTTTTAAATCCAAAGATGAATTGCTTGTTTCGATTTTTGAATATTTTTTCAGTAAAATATCGAAAAGATTTACAGAGCTTGACACCATACAACGAGTATCTCCCAAAGAAAAATTCCATCAGTTATTAGTCATACAATTTGAAGAAATTGAACGCCATGCGGACTTTATCTTGATGCAAATTCGAGAACAGACAAATCCTTTGAACAAAGATATGACAGAGCTGTTAGCTTCCATGCAGGAACATCATCATACGATTTTGCACAAAATTTTTGTGGATACTTATGGTAAAGATGTTCAACCGTATGTTGCCGATCTGATCGTCATGGTAAAAGGGCTCATTCATGGCTATATCGAAATCATCCTGACTCATCGTCAACAATTGGATACCAATGAATTATCAGTTTTTATCATGGAACGAATAGATGATCTAGTGTTGTCCCTATTATCCAAACAACCACACCCTTTTTTAAGCCTTTCTATGTTAGATAAGAGTTTATTGCAAAATGCAGCTCATAGTTCGCCCAGTCAAGTCCTCCTTCAGGAAGTCCTTGATTGCAGGAACAGCACAATCGATAACGATATACTCGTCACGCTAGATGTAATTGCTGAAGAACTAAAAAAGGACAAGCCCCGAACCCCTGTCATTAAAGGAATGTTAGCTAATTTGGTAGAGGATAAGGATATGCTTGCATTGCAGCAAAAGTTGATGACTTACGTAACGAATCAAACTGATTGA